From Erwinia sp. HDF1-3R, one genomic window encodes:
- a CDS encoding ABC transporter substrate-binding protein, whose amino-acid sequence MIVVLGLYSGVSSAATVPAGVTLAASQAITINNGSEVSSLDPQKIEGVPESNVVGNLLEGLVTTDNNGHIVPGVAESWSHQQSRIWTFTLRKDARWSNGQPVTAADFVYSWQRLVDPKTASPYASYLQFAHIDNIDDVLAGKKPPSALGIKALDDAHVQIILSEPVPYFVALAANTALRPVNRQAVEKWGDQWTQPAHFIGNGAYTLSEWVINEKIVVKRNPLYWNNARTVIETATFLPVTAEGSDVNRYRSGEIDMTNSALPPDLFPTLKKTLGSQVRISPLLCTFYYELNNKRPPFNDPRVRAAVKLTLDRDIIANKIMGQGQIPAGGFTPTFIDGAHLMQPAWMTLTQAERNAKAKALLAEAGYSAEKPLRFTLLYNTSDVNKKQAIAAASMWTKNLGAGVKLDNQEWKTMLDTRHQGNFDVARATWCADYNEPSTFLNAMLSDSSTNTAFYKSQAFDDLMAKTLTVSDEQRADIYQQAEAQLDKDSAIVPVYYRVSARLVKPWVGGFTGKDPQDLTDIKYFYIVKH is encoded by the coding sequence ATGATAGTTGTTTTGGGTCTTTACTCCGGCGTATCGTCAGCTGCTACGGTACCCGCAGGCGTAACGCTCGCCGCCAGTCAGGCCATCACGATTAATAATGGCAGCGAAGTCTCTTCATTGGATCCGCAAAAAATTGAAGGGGTGCCTGAAAGTAACGTTGTCGGCAATCTGCTTGAAGGGTTAGTCACCACGGATAATAACGGCCACATTGTGCCTGGCGTGGCAGAGAGCTGGAGTCATCAGCAGAGCAGAATCTGGACGTTCACGCTGCGTAAGGATGCCCGCTGGAGCAATGGTCAACCGGTAACCGCAGCCGATTTTGTTTATAGCTGGCAGCGACTGGTGGATCCGAAAACGGCTTCACCCTACGCCAGCTATCTGCAATTTGCCCATATCGACAACATTGATGATGTTCTGGCGGGTAAAAAGCCCCCATCGGCGCTGGGCATCAAAGCGCTTGATGACGCGCATGTACAGATCATCCTCAGCGAACCCGTGCCCTATTTTGTGGCGCTGGCCGCCAATACCGCGCTCCGACCCGTTAACCGCCAGGCGGTGGAAAAATGGGGTGACCAGTGGACGCAGCCCGCCCACTTTATCGGCAACGGTGCGTATACGCTGAGTGAGTGGGTGATCAATGAAAAAATCGTAGTGAAGCGTAATCCACTTTACTGGAATAATGCCCGCACGGTTATTGAAACGGCCACTTTCCTGCCCGTTACCGCAGAGGGCAGCGACGTGAACCGCTATCGCAGCGGTGAAATTGATATGACTAACAGCGCACTGCCGCCCGATCTTTTTCCTACGTTGAAGAAAACCCTGGGCAGTCAGGTGCGTATCAGTCCGCTGCTCTGCACCTTTTACTACGAGCTGAACAACAAACGACCGCCCTTTAACGATCCCCGGGTAAGAGCTGCGGTTAAGCTCACCCTCGACCGCGATATCATCGCCAACAAAATTATGGGGCAGGGGCAGATACCGGCCGGGGGCTTCACGCCAACTTTTATTGATGGCGCGCACCTGATGCAGCCTGCATGGATGACGCTGACGCAGGCAGAACGCAATGCAAAAGCCAAAGCGCTGCTGGCAGAGGCAGGATACAGCGCTGAGAAACCCCTCCGCTTCACGCTGCTCTATAACACCTCCGACGTGAATAAAAAACAGGCCATCGCCGCGGCTTCAATGTGGACAAAGAATCTGGGCGCCGGGGTGAAGCTGGATAACCAGGAGTGGAAAACCATGCTGGATACCCGGCATCAGGGTAATTTCGATGTCGCGCGGGCCACCTGGTGTGCCGACTATAACGAACCCTCTACCTTTCTGAATGCCATGCTGAGTGATTCATCCACTAATACGGCGTTCTATAAAAGTCAGGCCTTTGACGACCTGATGGCTAAAACATTGACGGTATCGGATGAGCAGCGCGCGGACATCTATCAGCAGGCGGAAGCTCAGCTCGATAAAGACTCGGCCATTGTGCCGGTTTACTACCGGGTCAGTGCAAGGCTGGTGAAACCCTGGGTCGGTGGATTTACCGGTAAAGACCCACAGGATCTGACCGATATTAAATATTTCTACATCGTAAAGCATTAA
- a CDS encoding YchE family NAAT transporter: MNPVILDFSGYIKFFVGLFALVNPVGIIPVFISMTRYQVPAARNKTNMTANLSVAIILLTSLFLGDAILQLFGISIDSFRIAGGILVVTIAMSMISGKLGEDKQNKQEKSETEIRESIGVVPLALPLMAGPGAISSTIVWSTRYHSWQNLLGFSLAIALFAFCCWLLFRAAPLMVRVLGQTGINVITRIMGLLLMALGIEFIVTGIKVLFPGLTH; the protein is encoded by the coding sequence GTGAACCCGGTAATTTTAGATTTCTCAGGCTATATTAAATTTTTTGTGGGTTTATTCGCCCTGGTTAATCCGGTTGGGATCATTCCTGTCTTCATCAGTATGACTCGCTATCAGGTTCCCGCTGCGCGCAACAAAACCAATATGACAGCTAACCTCTCGGTGGCGATCATTCTCCTGACCTCGTTATTTCTGGGCGATGCCATCCTGCAACTGTTCGGCATCTCAATCGACTCCTTTCGTATCGCGGGCGGCATCCTCGTGGTGACCATAGCGATGTCGATGATCAGCGGTAAGCTGGGGGAAGATAAGCAGAATAAACAGGAAAAATCAGAGACGGAAATCAGGGAGAGTATCGGCGTAGTGCCGCTGGCGCTGCCGTTAATGGCCGGCCCGGGCGCGATCAGTTCCACCATCGTCTGGAGCACGCGGTATCACAGCTGGCAAAATCTGCTGGGCTTTAGCCTCGCCATTGCGCTGTTTGCGTTTTGCTGCTGGCTGCTGTTTCGTGCGGCACCGCTCATGGTCAGGGTATTGGGACAGACCGGCATCAACGTCATCACCCGCATAATGGGGCTGCTGCTCATGGCGCTGGGGATCGAATTTATTGTTACCGGTATCAAAGTGCTCTTTCCCGGTCTGACGCACTAA
- the adhE gene encoding bifunctional acetaldehyde-CoA/alcohol dehydrogenase, with protein MAVTNVAELNALVERVKKAQREYANFTQEQVDKIFRAAALAAADARIPLAKMAVAESGMGIVEDKVIKNHFASEYIYNAYKDEKTCGILETDETFGTITIAEPTGLICGIVPTTNPTSTAIFKALISLKTRNGIIFSPHPRAKDATNKAADIVLQAAIAAGAPKDIIGWIDVPSVELSNQLMHHPDINLILATGGPGMVKAAYSSGKPAIGVGAGNTPVVIDETADVKRAVASILMSKTFDNGVICASEQSVIVVDAIYDAVRERFSSHGGYMLQGQELKAVQDIILKNGGLNAAIVGQPAVKIAEMAGISVPGNTKILIGEVERVDESEPFAHEKLSPTLAMYRAKDFEDAVVKAEKLVAMGGIGHTSCLYTDQDNERERVNFFGDKMKTARILINTPASQGGIGDLYNFKLAPSLTLGCGSWGGNSISENVGPKHLINKKTVAKRAENMLWHKLPKSIYFRRGSLPIAMEEVATDGAKRAFIVTDRYLFNNGYADQIITVLKSHGIETEVFFEVEADPTLSVVRKGAEQMHSFKPDVIIALGGGSPMDAAKIMWVMYEHPETHFEELALRFMDIRKRIYKFPKMGVKAKMIAITTTSGTGSEVTPFAVVTDDATGQKYPLADYALTPDMAIVDANLVMNMPKSLCAFGGLDAVVHSLEAYVSVLANEYSDGQALQALKLLQENLPASYSEGARNPVARERVHNAATIAGIAFANAFLGVCHSMAHKLGSEFHIPHGLANALLIANVIRYNANDNPTKQAAFSQYDRPQARRRYAEVADHLRLTAPGDRTAQKIEKLLSWLEEMKSQLGIPKSIREAGVQEADFLAKVDQLADDAFDDQCTGANPRYPLIAELKQIMLDSFYGREFTEPFSNMAEAIVSQSVEINTPVRKSKKVK; from the coding sequence ATGGCCGTTACTAATGTTGCTGAACTTAACGCACTGGTTGAGCGTGTTAAAAAAGCACAGCGTGAGTATGCTAATTTCACCCAGGAGCAGGTGGATAAAATTTTCCGCGCAGCCGCGCTGGCCGCAGCAGACGCGCGCATCCCCCTGGCTAAGATGGCCGTTGCTGAGTCGGGTATGGGGATTGTCGAAGACAAGGTGATCAAAAACCACTTCGCTTCTGAATATATCTACAACGCTTACAAAGATGAAAAAACCTGCGGCATTCTCGAGACCGATGAGACCTTCGGCACCATCACCATTGCTGAACCTACCGGGCTGATCTGCGGGATCGTGCCAACCACCAACCCTACCTCTACCGCTATCTTTAAGGCACTGATTAGCCTTAAAACCCGAAACGGTATTATTTTCTCTCCCCATCCACGTGCTAAAGATGCTACCAATAAAGCAGCGGATATTGTGCTCCAGGCTGCCATTGCCGCCGGCGCACCTAAAGATATTATCGGCTGGATTGATGTCCCCTCCGTGGAGCTTTCCAATCAGCTAATGCACCATCCGGATATTAATCTGATCCTCGCCACCGGCGGCCCCGGCATGGTTAAGGCAGCTTACAGCTCAGGGAAACCGGCCATCGGCGTTGGCGCAGGTAATACCCCGGTTGTTATTGATGAAACGGCGGACGTCAAACGTGCCGTGGCGTCAATCCTGATGTCAAAAACCTTTGATAACGGCGTCATCTGTGCGTCAGAGCAGTCCGTTATCGTGGTTGATGCTATTTATGATGCGGTCCGTGAACGCTTCTCCAGCCACGGTGGCTACATGCTTCAGGGCCAGGAGCTGAAGGCCGTTCAGGACATCATTTTGAAAAATGGCGGCCTGAATGCCGCTATCGTCGGTCAGCCTGCGGTCAAAATTGCCGAGATGGCCGGGATTAGCGTACCGGGTAACACCAAAATTCTTATTGGCGAAGTGGAAAGGGTTGATGAGTCAGAACCTTTCGCACATGAAAAGCTCTCCCCTACCCTCGCGATGTACCGGGCAAAAGATTTTGAAGATGCCGTGGTTAAGGCTGAAAAACTGGTAGCGATGGGCGGCATCGGGCACACCTCATGCCTCTATACCGATCAGGATAACGAGCGTGAACGCGTCAATTTCTTCGGTGATAAGATGAAAACGGCACGTATCCTGATTAATACTCCGGCGTCACAGGGGGGCATTGGCGACCTGTATAACTTTAAGCTGGCCCCTTCGCTGACGCTGGGCTGTGGTTCATGGGGGGGTAACTCCATTTCTGAAAACGTCGGACCTAAACATCTGATCAACAAGAAAACCGTGGCCAAGCGAGCAGAAAATATGTTGTGGCATAAACTTCCCAAATCTATCTATTTCCGCCGCGGTTCCCTGCCTATCGCCATGGAAGAAGTGGCGACGGATGGAGCCAAACGCGCCTTTATCGTGACCGACCGTTATCTGTTCAACAACGGCTATGCCGATCAGATCATTACCGTACTGAAATCACACGGTATTGAAACGGAAGTGTTCTTTGAGGTCGAAGCGGATCCGACGCTAAGCGTGGTACGTAAAGGCGCTGAACAGATGCACTCCTTTAAGCCCGACGTGATTATTGCGCTTGGCGGCGGATCGCCAATGGATGCGGCCAAAATCATGTGGGTGATGTACGAACATCCTGAAACGCACTTTGAAGAGCTGGCCCTGCGCTTTATGGATATTCGTAAACGCATCTACAAGTTCCCTAAGATGGGCGTGAAGGCAAAAATGATTGCCATTACCACCACCTCTGGTACCGGTTCTGAAGTCACACCTTTCGCCGTGGTGACTGATGATGCGACCGGTCAGAAATATCCGCTGGCAGATTATGCGCTGACGCCGGATATGGCCATCGTAGACGCCAACCTGGTGATGAATATGCCGAAATCCCTGTGCGCCTTTGGTGGCCTGGATGCGGTGGTACATTCACTGGAAGCCTACGTTTCCGTGCTGGCAAATGAATACTCTGACGGCCAGGCGCTACAGGCATTAAAACTGCTTCAGGAGAACCTGCCTGCCAGTTACAGTGAAGGGGCCAGGAATCCAGTAGCCCGTGAGCGCGTGCATAATGCGGCGACCATCGCGGGTATCGCTTTCGCTAACGCCTTCCTCGGCGTCTGCCACTCTATGGCGCATAAGCTGGGTTCAGAGTTTCATATTCCACACGGTCTGGCCAACGCCCTGCTTATCGCTAACGTTATTCGCTATAACGCCAACGATAACCCAACCAAACAGGCTGCATTCAGTCAGTATGACCGCCCGCAGGCCCGCCGCCGCTATGCTGAGGTTGCTGACCACCTGCGACTGACCGCGCCTGGCGATCGCACCGCACAGAAGATTGAGAAGCTGCTTAGCTGGCTGGAAGAGATGAAAAGTCAGCTTGGCATTCCGAAATCTATTCGTGAAGCTGGCGTACAGGAAGCGGACTTCCTGGCGAAAGTTGACCAGCTGGCGGATGATGCCTTCGACGACCAGTGTACCGGTGCCAACCCACGTTATCCGCTGATTGCCGAACTGAAACAGATCATGTTGGATAGTTTCTACGGCCGCGAATTTACCGAACCCTTTAGCAACATGGCAGAGGCCATTGTTTCACAGTCGGTTGAAATAAATACGCCTGTGAGAAAAAGCAAAAAGGTAAAATAG
- the tdk gene encoding thymidine kinase → MAQLYFYYSAMNAGKSTALLQSSYNYQERGMRTLVYTAEIDNRFGVGKVSSRIGLSSPAKLYNNETALFDEINAEQSIEPVNCVLVDECQFLTRDQVKALSRVVDNLDIPVLCYGLRTDFRGELFTGSHYLLAWSDKLVELKTVCHCGRKAGMVLRLDQNGAPFKEGEQVVIGGNERYVSVCRKHYNAAIEQGCLQAIHGKTGNKGSS, encoded by the coding sequence ATGGCTCAGCTGTATTTTTACTATTCTGCTATGAATGCAGGTAAATCAACTGCCCTGTTGCAGTCATCCTACAACTACCAGGAGCGCGGTATGCGCACGCTGGTCTATACCGCTGAAATAGATAACCGTTTCGGGGTGGGTAAGGTCAGTTCCAGAATTGGACTTTCATCTCCTGCAAAATTGTATAATAACGAGACTGCATTGTTTGATGAAATTAACGCTGAGCAGAGTATTGAACCCGTTAACTGCGTGCTGGTAGATGAATGTCAGTTCCTGACCCGCGATCAGGTTAAGGCGCTTTCCAGGGTAGTGGATAATCTTGATATACCTGTACTGTGCTATGGCCTACGTACAGATTTTCGGGGAGAGTTATTTACCGGCAGCCACTACTTACTTGCCTGGTCAGATAAGCTGGTTGAATTAAAAACCGTTTGCCACTGCGGGCGTAAAGCTGGAATGGTATTAAGGCTGGATCAAAATGGGGCACCCTTTAAAGAGGGGGAGCAGGTCGTCATTGGTGGAAATGAGCGCTATGTTTCCGTCTGTCGTAAGCATTATAACGCGGCAATTGAACAGGGTTGTCTACAGGCTATTCACGGTAAAACCGGCAATAAGGGCAGTAGCTGA
- the hns gene encoding histone-like nucleoid-structuring protein H-NS, whose amino-acid sequence MSEALKILNNIRSLRAQARECTLETLEEMLEKLEVVVNERREEESHAQAENEERSRKLQQYREMLIADGIDPNELLSTLAAVKAPGKTKRAARPAKYKYIDENGESKTWTGQGRTPAVIKKALDDGKSLDDFLL is encoded by the coding sequence ATGAGCGAAGCACTTAAAATTCTGAACAACATTCGTAGCCTGCGTGCGCAAGCCAGAGAATGTACGCTGGAAACTCTGGAAGAGATGCTGGAAAAGTTAGAAGTTGTTGTTAACGAGCGCCGCGAAGAAGAGAGCCATGCTCAGGCAGAGAATGAAGAACGTAGCCGCAAACTGCAGCAATATCGTGAAATGCTGATTGCAGACGGTATTGATCCTAACGAATTACTGTCAACGCTGGCTGCTGTTAAAGCACCGGGTAAAACGAAGCGTGCTGCGCGCCCGGCTAAATATAAATATATTGATGAGAATGGCGAATCCAAAACCTGGACCGGCCAGGGCCGTACGCCCGCTGTAATCAAGAAAGCCCTTGATGACGGCAAATCTCTTGATGATTTCCTGCTGTAA
- a CDS encoding NAD-dependent epimerase: protein MKYLVTGAAGFIGYHVAQRLLAAGHQVVGIDNLNDYYDVNLKLARLALIQSSNFTFIKCDLADREGIAQLFRNEGFDRVIHLGAQAGVRYSLENPLAYADANLIGHLNILEGCRHHQVGHLLYASSSSVYGLNRKLPFSTDDSVDHPVSLYAATKKANELMSHSYSHLYGIPTTGLRFFTVYGPWGRPDMALFKFTRAMLAGEKIDVYNNGQMRRDFTYIDDIAEAIFRLQDVIPQPDLDWTVEEGNPASSSAPYRVYNIGNSQPVTLMAYIEALEKALDIKADKNMMPMQPGDVLETSADTAALFDAIDFKPQTGVETGVARFVSWYREFYKV from the coding sequence ATGAAATATCTGGTTACCGGCGCAGCAGGCTTTATAGGGTATCACGTCGCACAACGCCTGCTCGCTGCCGGTCACCAGGTTGTCGGTATCGACAACCTGAATGACTATTATGATGTAAACCTCAAGCTGGCCCGCCTGGCGTTAATTCAATCCTCTAACTTTACCTTTATCAAATGCGATCTTGCCGACCGCGAGGGCATTGCCCAGCTGTTCCGTAATGAAGGATTTGACCGCGTTATCCATCTGGGAGCACAGGCTGGTGTACGTTATTCGTTGGAGAATCCTCTGGCTTATGCTGACGCTAATCTGATAGGGCATCTGAATATTCTTGAGGGATGTCGTCATCATCAGGTGGGGCATCTGCTGTACGCCTCTTCAAGCTCGGTATATGGTCTTAATCGCAAGCTGCCATTCTCGACGGATGACAGCGTGGACCATCCCGTTTCGCTGTATGCGGCGACGAAGAAAGCCAATGAGCTGATGTCCCACTCCTACTCCCACCTGTATGGCATCCCAACCACCGGCCTGAGATTTTTTACCGTCTATGGGCCATGGGGGCGTCCGGATATGGCACTGTTTAAATTTACGCGTGCCATGCTCGCCGGTGAGAAAATTGACGTCTATAACAACGGTCAGATGCGACGTGATTTCACCTATATCGATGATATTGCTGAAGCCATATTTCGCCTGCAGGACGTTATCCCGCAGCCCGATCTAGACTGGACGGTAGAAGAGGGCAATCCTGCGAGTAGCTCAGCGCCTTACCGTGTTTATAACATTGGTAACAGCCAGCCGGTTACGCTAATGGCCTATATTGAGGCGTTAGAAAAAGCACTGGATATCAAAGCTGACAAAAATATGATGCCTATGCAGCCCGGCGACGTATTAGAAACCAGTGCGGATACCGCAGCACTCTTCGACGCGATTGATTTCAAGCCTCAGACGGGCGTGGAGACCGGCGTCGCGCGGTTTGTTAGCTGGTATCGTGAGTTTTATAAGGTTTAA
- a CDS encoding UDP-glucose/GDP-mannose dehydrogenase family protein has protein sequence MKVTVFGIGYVGLVQAAVLAEVGHDVLCIDVDENKVENLKKGIIPIFEPGLTPLVMQNYEAGRLKFTTNAEEGVNHGVMQFIAVGTPPDEDGSADLKYVTAVARTIAQHMNGHKVVIDKSTVPVGTADRVRAVMEETLKNRGAEFAFDVVSNPEFLKEGAAVNDCMRPERIVVGTDNDEVVELLRELYEPFNRNHDRMILMDIRSAELTKYAANCMLATKISFMNEISNLAERLGADVEKVRQGIGSDSRIGYSFIYPGCGYGGSCFPKDVQALIRTAEQIGYKPRLLQAVEDVNDSQKTKLPAFIKRHFGENLEGKTFALWGLSFKPNTDDMREASSRVLMESLWQAGASVQAFDPEAMDEAQRIYGHRSDLKLMGTKEAALQGADGLVICTEWQSFRAPDFDVIKNALKEAVIFDGRNLYDPERVSKRGFVYYAIGRGASIQIA, from the coding sequence ATGAAAGTCACCGTATTTGGTATCGGCTATGTTGGTCTGGTTCAGGCTGCGGTTCTGGCCGAAGTCGGACATGACGTTCTTTGCATCGATGTCGACGAAAATAAAGTCGAAAATCTGAAGAAAGGGATCATTCCAATATTTGAGCCAGGCCTGACGCCGCTGGTTATGCAGAACTATGAGGCAGGTCGCCTTAAGTTCACCACTAACGCGGAAGAGGGCGTTAACCACGGCGTTATGCAGTTTATTGCCGTAGGTACACCACCGGATGAAGACGGCTCTGCCGATCTGAAATACGTTACTGCCGTGGCGCGCACCATCGCGCAGCATATGAATGGCCACAAAGTGGTGATTGATAAGTCAACAGTGCCCGTGGGTACCGCTGACAGAGTGCGTGCAGTAATGGAAGAAACGCTGAAAAACCGTGGTGCTGAGTTCGCGTTTGACGTGGTATCTAACCCGGAATTTCTGAAGGAAGGTGCTGCGGTAAACGACTGCATGCGTCCTGAGCGTATCGTGGTGGGTACGGATAATGATGAGGTGGTGGAACTGCTGCGCGAGCTTTATGAGCCGTTCAACCGTAACCATGATCGCATGATCCTGATGGATATCCGTAGCGCTGAGCTGACCAAGTATGCGGCTAACTGCATGCTGGCCACCAAAATCAGCTTTATGAACGAAATTTCCAACCTGGCAGAGCGTTTGGGTGCAGACGTAGAGAAAGTTCGTCAGGGCATTGGTTCAGATTCCCGCATTGGCTACTCGTTTATTTACCCAGGCTGCGGTTATGGCGGTTCGTGCTTCCCGAAAGACGTTCAGGCCCTGATCAGAACCGCAGAGCAGATTGGTTATAAGCCGCGCCTGCTACAGGCGGTAGAAGACGTGAATGACTCGCAGAAAACCAAGCTGCCAGCCTTTATCAAGCGTCATTTCGGTGAGAATCTGGAGGGTAAAACCTTCGCGCTTTGGGGCCTGTCCTTTAAGCCTAACACCGACGATATGCGTGAGGCTTCCAGCCGCGTGCTGATGGAATCTCTCTGGCAGGCGGGTGCATCCGTGCAGGCGTTTGACCCGGAAGCGATGGACGAAGCGCAGCGTATTTATGGCCACCGCAGCGACCTTAAGCTGATGGGAACCAAAGAAGCGGCCCTGCAGGGTGCTGACGGTCTGGTTATCTGTACCGAATGGCAGAGCTTCCGCGCGCCAGATTTCGATGTTATCAAAAATGCTCTTAAAGAAGCGGTGATTTTTGATGGTCGTAACCTGTATGATCCTGAAAGAGTCAGCAAGCGCGGGTTTGTTTATTATGCAATCGGCCGCGGTGCTTCAATACAAATTGCATAA
- the galU gene encoding UTP--glucose-1-phosphate uridylyltransferase GalU — MSAYKSKVKKAVIPVAGLGTRMLPATKAIPKEMLPLVDKPLIQYVVNECIAAGITEIVLVTHSSKNSIENHFDTSFELEAMLEKRVKRQLLEEIQSICPPHVTIMQVRQGLAKGLGHAVMCAYPVVGNEPVAVILPDVIIDEYESDLAKDNLADMMRRFDETGHSQIMVEPVADVTAYGVVDCQGAELSAGESAPMVGVVEKPKADKAPSNLAVVGRYVLSADIWPLLAKTPPGAGDEIQLTDSIAMLMDKETVEAYHLKGISHDCGNKLGYMQAFVEYGVRHNTLGSDFKEWLESTVGNKK; from the coding sequence ATGTCTGCCTATAAGTCTAAAGTAAAAAAAGCGGTAATCCCTGTAGCAGGTTTGGGTACGCGTATGCTGCCAGCAACCAAAGCAATTCCGAAAGAGATGTTGCCGCTGGTTGATAAGCCGTTAATTCAGTATGTCGTTAATGAGTGTATCGCAGCTGGAATCACAGAGATTGTGCTGGTGACGCACTCCTCTAAAAACTCGATTGAAAACCATTTCGATACCAGCTTTGAGCTGGAAGCTATGCTGGAAAAACGCGTTAAGCGCCAGCTGCTGGAAGAGATCCAGTCTATCTGCCCTCCACACGTCACCATTATGCAGGTGCGTCAGGGTCTGGCGAAGGGTCTGGGCCATGCGGTCATGTGTGCCTATCCGGTTGTCGGTAATGAGCCTGTGGCCGTTATTCTGCCGGACGTGATCATTGACGAATACGAATCAGATTTGGCGAAGGATAACCTGGCCGATATGATGCGTCGCTTTGATGAAACGGGCCACAGCCAGATCATGGTTGAGCCAGTGGCAGACGTAACCGCCTACGGCGTTGTTGACTGCCAGGGTGCAGAGCTTAGCGCGGGTGAAAGTGCGCCTATGGTTGGTGTCGTAGAGAAACCAAAAGCGGATAAAGCACCGTCTAATCTGGCCGTTGTGGGTCGTTATGTGCTGTCTGCGGATATCTGGCCTCTGCTGGCTAAAACCCCTCCGGGTGCGGGCGACGAAATTCAGCTTACCGACTCCATTGCCATGCTGATGGATAAAGAGACGGTTGAAGCCTATCACCTGAAAGGCATTAGCCATGACTGTGGTAACAAACTGGGCTATATGCAGGCTTTCGTAGAATACGGCGTACGTCATAATACGCTGGGCAGCGACTTTAAAGAGTGGCTTGAAAGCACTGTTGGCAATAAAAAATAA